Proteins encoded by one window of Musa acuminata AAA Group cultivar baxijiao chromosome BXJ2-9, Cavendish_Baxijiao_AAA, whole genome shotgun sequence:
- the LOC135621910 gene encoding uncharacterized protein LOC135621910, giving the protein MGNCQASESAAAVIQHPDGRLETAYWPLSASQVMASNPGHYVAVITTVTHSSSSSSSSSTSSSDRRSSSRGSSGGGGNSVRYLKLLRPEDTLLVGHFYRLVSFEDVLREFGSKRRVRLSKLLAKKKGEVRKQCGEANSSPVVASEEGEAQEEVVRTSGSDSENSNRVSRHGHWRPTLQTIAEAGSFKY; this is encoded by the exons ATGGGGAACTGCCAGGCGTCGGAGTCGGCAGCGGCGGTGATCCAGCACCCCGATGGGAGGCTGGAGACGGCCTACTGGCCCCTCTCCGCCAGCCAGGTCATGGCATCAAACCCCGGCCACTACGTCGCCGTCATCACCACCGTCACCCATtctagctcctcctcctcctcctcctccaccagctCCTCCGACCGTCGTAGCAGCAGCCGtggcagcagcggcggtggcgggAACTCGGTGAGGTACCTTAAACTACTCCGCCCAGAAGACACCCTCCTCGTCGGCCATTTCTACCGCCTCGTCAGCTTCGAAG aCGTTCTGAGAGAGTTCGGATCCAAGAGGCGCGTGAGGCTGAGCAAGTTGCTGGCGAAGAAGAAGGGAGAGGTCAGAAAGCAGTGCGGCGAAGCGAATTCTTCGCCTGTG GTGGCGTCCGAAGAGGGGGAGGCGCAGGAGGAGGTGGTGCGTACCTCTGGAAGTGATAGCGAAAACAGCAACAGGGTGTCGAGGCATGGACACTGGAGACCAACCTTGCAAACCATCGCAGAGGCCGGAAGTTTCAAGTACTAG